The Petrotoga miotherma DSM 10691 sequence AGCTCTTAAAGCCCTAACAGCAATACCTTTGCTTGTATTGAGCATTCGGATGTTGATCATCGTTTCATCTGTTACCTTCGCTTGTACTCCTCCTAAAGCATCTATCTCTCTGGTTACAACACCCTTAGCGGGTCCTCCAATGGCAGGATTACAAGGAGCCCATCCTAAAGTGTCTAAATTTATATTCAATATTAAAGTATTCATTCCCATTTTAGCTGCAGCTAAAGCAGCTTCAATCCCGGCATGGCCTGCTCCTACAACAATAACATCAAAATTGTTTTCTTTGTTTTCCAAAAATCATACCTCCATTTTTTATACTTGACTTTACAAACTCAAAAACTCTCTTTAGCGCCCCTTGCCCCGCTCCCCACCTATAAGGATAAAAGAGTATGGCCACTTCGCCCCGTAGCCCACCCATAAGGATAGAGAACTATGGCTGCTTTGACCCGCAGCCCCTCAAAAGGAGAGTTGTCTTTTCTGTTTTTTATTATAGCACACAATGTTTAAAATACCTTTTCACCTTCGAAGATGGTTCCTTTCACGTTCAATTCTTTGTCTAAAATAACAAGATTTGCGTAGTATCCAACTTCAATCCTTCCCTTATCGTAAATATGTAGGTCTTGAAGTGCGTTATATGAAGATACCTTTGCAAGTTCTTGTAGTGTACAATTGGTAAATCTTTTAAAATTTTTGACACCTTCGTTGAAAAGTAGCGTACTCCCAGCGATCGTTCCATCACTAAGTGTTGCTTTGTTGTTTTTTACAGTGACGGTTAAACCACCTAATTCGTATTCACCGTCTTGTAACCCTGCAGCGGCTATAGAGTCGGTTATCAATATAATTTTGTCTGCCCCTTTTATTTTGTATACCAACATTACAAACTCAGGAGAGAGGTGAATCCCATCACATATCATTTCTATATTAAAATCGAAATAAAAGCCAGAACCTGTTCCTCCTATGTTTCTATGGTGTAGGGGTGTTAATGCGTTTGAAAAATGGGTGATTCTGTTAACTCCTGATTCGAAAGCTTTTTTGAAGATATCAAAATTCGCAGAAGTATGACCTAAGGAGATCACTATATTCTTTTCTTTAAGATAATTTATTGCTTCAATAAAACCGTTAACCTCTGGTGCCATAGTTATTAATTTTACTTTATCGTTAATTATCTCTTTTAGTTCCTCCAAGGAAGGATTTCTTATATACTGAGGGTTCTGAGCTCCTTTTTTTTCTACGTTTATATATGGACCTTCCAAATGAATCCCTTCGATTGAAGAATTCACATCTTCTATACTGTCCAAAACTTTTAAGATCTGTTCTTTAGAAGCTGAGACCGTTGTTGG is a genomic window containing:
- the nagA gene encoding N-acetylglucosamine-6-phosphate deacetylase, which codes for MKLENVLIVDPINGEYTGDIEIKGKTISGVIRKDYGYRDLDEIVMPGFVDPHTHAQKGIDTMHATREEFNSWAKNNFSYGVTTFLPTTVSASKEQILKVLDSIEDVNSSIEGIHLEGPYINVEKKGAQNPQYIRNPSLEELKEIINDKVKLITMAPEVNGFIEAINYLKEKNIVISLGHTSANFDIFKKAFESGVNRITHFSNALTPLHHRNIGGTGSGFYFDFNIEMICDGIHLSPEFVMLVYKIKGADKIILITDSIAAAGLQDGEYELGGLTVTVKNNKATLSDGTIAGSTLLFNEGVKNFKRFTNCTLQELAKVSSYNALQDLHIYDKGRIEVGYYANLVILDKELNVKGTIFEGEKVF